A region of Beijerinckia sp. 28-YEA-48 DNA encodes the following proteins:
- a CDS encoding DMT family transporter yields the protein MKPADDKTAPAQETSQGSSQASSQASSHSSSPAMALWFASMPALFVIFWSTGFIAGKLGLVSAAPFTMLLIRFIIVVVLLTIVALVMRAPWPRRQDLLTISIGGIFVHAGYLGATFAALSLGVEAGVSSLMAGLQPLLTAVLAAPFLGEHTTKRQWAGLFIGLAGTALVVWNKLGLGLGTPIGMFFAFMSAVFMTSGTLWQKKFGGRMDLRTGSVVQFVASSIVILPLAAMEDFRHTWTPELIISMAWLCIVLSVGTITLLFILIRRGAAATVASLFFLVPPTTALMAYFLFHETLGPISFAGMALVVVAVAMVTWKPRAN from the coding sequence ATGAAACCGGCGGACGACAAGACAGCGCCTGCGCAGGAGACGTCGCAAGGCTCTTCACAAGCTTCGTCGCAAGCCTCGTCGCATTCCTCGTCACCTGCGATGGCGCTGTGGTTCGCCTCGATGCCGGCGCTGTTCGTCATCTTCTGGTCGACCGGCTTCATCGCCGGCAAGCTCGGCCTCGTCTCGGCCGCGCCTTTCACCATGTTGCTCATCCGCTTCATCATCGTCGTGGTGCTTCTGACGATCGTCGCGCTGGTCATGCGCGCGCCCTGGCCGCGCCGCCAGGATCTGCTGACGATTTCCATCGGCGGGATTTTCGTCCATGCCGGTTATCTTGGCGCGACATTCGCCGCCCTTTCGCTCGGCGTCGAAGCCGGCGTCTCCTCACTGATGGCGGGCCTGCAACCGCTGCTCACCGCCGTGCTCGCGGCTCCCTTTTTGGGCGAGCACACCACGAAGCGGCAATGGGCTGGCCTTTTCATCGGGCTCGCCGGCACGGCGCTCGTGGTGTGGAACAAGCTCGGCCTCGGGCTCGGCACACCGATCGGCATGTTCTTCGCCTTCATGTCGGCGGTGTTCATGACCAGCGGCACGCTGTGGCAGAAGAAGTTCGGCGGCCGGATGGACCTGCGCACCGGATCGGTGGTGCAATTCGTCGCCTCGTCGATCGTCATCCTGCCGCTCGCCGCGATGGAAGATTTCCGCCACACCTGGACGCCGGAGCTGATCATCTCCATGGCCTGGCTGTGCATCGTGCTCTCGGTGGGCACGATCACCCTGCTGTTCATCCTGATCCGGCGTGGTGCGGCAGCGACGGTGGCGAGCCTGTTCTTCCTGGTCCCGCCGACGACGGCGCTGATGGCCTATTTCCTGTTCCACGAGACGCTTGGCCCAATATCTTTC